One window from the genome of Chrysemys picta bellii isolate R12L10 chromosome 15, ASM1138683v2, whole genome shotgun sequence encodes:
- the C15H12orf43 gene encoding protein CUSTOS isoform X4, which yields MAALLGGCGANVSDSESSSSAEDLERFREAAWDLAGQRSAVVPPEPGSGGFGKDKLLPVQPSLSYITVLEDSSGPVWTSMQTADSEDDGFRLFSSSVPGDCGKSKPPLSARRQRPSSSSELDSDQEWQRYQEAAVSAADILKQSAFSVMPPDSSQVHKQECTEHNQKKKKKRKKKARGEHNSEQKTEGGDQISNKTLSSIDRKCKRQEGKCIADTTLPRVVKKKKKITRKEANDDSVL from the exons ATGGCAGCGCTCCTGGGTGGCTGTGGCGCGAATGTTTCGGActcggagagcagcagcagcgcggAGGACTTGGAGCGGTTTCGCGAGGCCGCCTGGGACCTGGCTGGACAGCGGTCGGCGGTGGTTCCGCCGGAGCCCGGCAGCG GTGGCTTTGGGAAGGACAAGTTACTACCAGTTCAGCCTAGTCTCAG CTACATCACTGTCTTGGAGGATTCATCAGGTCCTGTATGGACTTCCATGCAAACAGCTGACTCTGAAGATGATG GCTTTCGCCTATTCTCTTCATCTGTTCCAGGAGATTGTGGGAAATCCAAACCTCCGCTCTCAGCCAGGAGGCAacgaccttccagttctag TGAGCTGGACAGTGACCAGGAATGGCAGAGATACCAAGAGGCTGCTGTGTCAGCAGCAGATATCTTGAAGCAAAGTGCTTTTTCTGTGATGCCTCCGGATTCCAGCCAGGTTCACAAGCAGGAGTGTACAGAGCACaaccagaaaaagaaaaagaaaaggaagaagaaagctagaGGAGAGCATAATAGTGAACAGAAGACAGAAGGAGGTGACCAGATCAGCAACAAGACTCTATCGTCCATTGATAGAAAGTGCAAGAGGCAAGAAGGCAAATGTATAGCGGACACAACGTTGCCCAGAGtagtgaagaagaagaaaaagattaCCAGAAAAGAAGCGAATGATGATTCCGTTCTATGA
- the HNF1A gene encoding hepatocyte nuclear factor 1-alpha isoform X1, with the protein MVSKLSHLQVELLGALLESGLTKETLIKALGEVDPYALQSESQRAISAIQAEKGEPCAEIPNLPNGMEESRMSEEETSDDGEEFTPPIMKELENLSPEEAAHQKAVVERLLQEDPWRVAKMVKSYLQQHNIPQREVVDTTGLNQSHLSQHLNKGTPMKTQKRAALYTWYVRKQREVAQQFTHAGQGLVAEEPMGDDLPTKKGRRNRFKWGPASQQILFQAYERQKNPSKEEREALVEECNRAECIQRGVSPSQAQGLGSNLVTEVRVYNWFANRRKEEAFRHKLAMDTYSGPQPSSAPPLTSHNSSSLQPTPAISPSKVHDQPHLWEPSLSFSDIGMRYNQQPANEAESSSSNHHGNSSMVTTQTILHQVSPPGLEPSQNLLSTDTKLISAHGGPLPPVSTLTALHSLEQNPHTLSQQTQNLIMTSLPGVMAIGAGETSSLAPAFTNTGASTLVIGLASTQAQSVPVINSMGSSLTTLQPVQFSQQLHPSYQQPIMQQVQSHINQSPFMATMAQIQSPHALYSHKSEVAQYAHTGLLPQTMVITDTANLSALTNLTPTKQVFTSESETHTESGIHTSVSQTPTIHLQNQDTTIQHLQAGHRLTPSPAVSSSSLVLYHSSDSTNSHSHLLPSTHSVIETFIPTQMASSTQ; encoded by the exons ATGGTCTCTAAGCTGAGTCATCTTCAggtggagctgctgggagcactGCTGGAGTCAGGGCTAACCAAGGAGACCCTGATCAAAGCGCTCGGGGAAGTGGACCCCTACGCCCTCCAGAGTGAAAGCCAGCGTGCCATCAGTGCCATCCAGGCAGAAAAAGGGGAACCCTGTGCTGAAATTCCCAATCTGCCCAATGGGATGGAGGAATCCAGGATGTCCGAGGAGGAAACCTCTGACGATGGGGAGGAATTCACCCCTCCAATAATGAAGGAGCTGGAAAACCTGAGTCCAGAGGAGGCTGCTCACCAGAAGGCTGTGGTGGAGAGACTATTACA AGAGGATCCCTGGAGAGTAGCAAAAATGGTGAAATCCTACCTCCAGCAGCACAACATCCCTCAAAGGGAGGTGGTGGACACTACGGGTTTAAATCAGTCTCACCTCTCACAGCACCTTAACAAAGGCACACCCATGAAGACCCAGAAGAGAGCTGCCCTCTACACCTGGTATGTCCGCAAGCAGCGAGAGGTGGCCCAGC AGTTCACCCATGCTGGTCAGGGACTCGTGGCAGAGGAGCCCATGGGAGATGACCTGCCCACCAAGAAAGGGAGAAGAAACCGTTTTAAGTGGGGTCCTGCCTCACAACAGATCCTATTCCAAGCTTACGAGAGACAGAAGAACCCgagcaaggaggagagagaagcatTGGTGGAGGAGTGCAACAG GGCAGAGTGCATTCAGCGTGGCGTCTCCCCATCCCAGGCCCAAGGTCTGGGCTCAAACCTGGTCACCGAGGTGAGAGTTTATAACTGGTTCGCCAACCGTAGGAAGGAGGAGGCCTTTCGGCACAAGCTAGCCATGGATACCTACAGTGGGCCGCAGCCCAGTTCTGCTCCCCCACTGACCTCTCACAACTCTTCCTCCCTTCAGCCAACGCCTGCTATCTCGCCAAGCAAAGTCCATG ATCAGCCTCATCTGTGGGAACCAAGTCTCTCCTTTTCTGACATAGGAATGAGGTACAACCAGCAGCCAGCCAATGAGGCAGAGTCTTCCAGCAGCAATCATCATGGGAACAGTTCCATGGTGACCACCCAAACCATTCTTCATCAGGTCTCTCCCCCTGGACTGGAGCCAAGCCAGAACCTGTTGAGCACAGACACTAAGCTG ATCTCTGCTCATGGGGGACCTCTCCCTCCTGTCAGCACCCTGACCGCTTTACACAGCCTAGAGCAAAATCCACACACCTTGAGCCAGCAAACCCAGAATCTAATCATGACGTCACTGCCTGGTGTTATGGCAATTGgagctggtgagacctcatcccTGGCACCAGCATTCACCAACACAGGGGCCTCCACCCTGGTAATAG GCCTAGCCTCCACCCAAGCCCAGAGTGTTCCTGTGATAAACAGCATGGGAAGCAGCCTTACTACCCTTCAGCCTGTCCAGTTCTCCCAGCAGCTCCACCCATCTTACCAGCAGCCCATCATGCAGCAGGTCCAGAGCCACATCAATCAGAGCCCCTTCATGGCCACCATGGCCCAGATACAGAGCCCCCATG CTCTCTACAGCCACAAGTCTGAAGTGGCCCAATACGCACATACTGGCCTTTTACCCCAGACCATGGTGATAACAGATACAGCAAATCTCAGTGCCCTGACTAACCTGACACCAACCAAACAG GTGTTTACATCTGAATCAGAGACCCATACGGAGTCCGGGATCCACACGTCAGTGTCACAGACACCAACAATACATTTACAGAACCAAGACACAACCATTCAGCACCTTCAGGCAGGCCATCGCCTCACCCCAAGCCCAGCTG TCTCCTCTAGCAGCCTGGTGCTGTACCACAGCTCTGACTCCACCAACAGCCACAGCCACTTGCTGCCATCTACTCACAGCGTTATTGAGACCTTCATCCCCACACAGATGGCATCCTCCACTCAGTAA
- the C15H12orf43 gene encoding protein CUSTOS isoform X5, which translates to MAALLGGCGANVSDSESSSSAEDLERFREAAWDLAGQRSAVVPPEPGSGGFGKDKLLPVQPSLSYITVLEDSSGPVWTSMQTADSEDDGDCGKSKPPLSARRQRPSSSSELDSDQEWQRYQEAAVSAADILKQSAFSVMPPDSSQVHKQECTEHNQKKKKKRKKKARGEHNSEQKTEGGDQISNKTLSSIDRKCKRQEGKCIADTTLPRVVKKKKKITRKEANDDSVL; encoded by the exons ATGGCAGCGCTCCTGGGTGGCTGTGGCGCGAATGTTTCGGActcggagagcagcagcagcgcggAGGACTTGGAGCGGTTTCGCGAGGCCGCCTGGGACCTGGCTGGACAGCGGTCGGCGGTGGTTCCGCCGGAGCCCGGCAGCG GTGGCTTTGGGAAGGACAAGTTACTACCAGTTCAGCCTAGTCTCAG CTACATCACTGTCTTGGAGGATTCATCAGGTCCTGTATGGACTTCCATGCAAACAGCTGACTCTGAAGATGATG GAGATTGTGGGAAATCCAAACCTCCGCTCTCAGCCAGGAGGCAacgaccttccagttctag TGAGCTGGACAGTGACCAGGAATGGCAGAGATACCAAGAGGCTGCTGTGTCAGCAGCAGATATCTTGAAGCAAAGTGCTTTTTCTGTGATGCCTCCGGATTCCAGCCAGGTTCACAAGCAGGAGTGTACAGAGCACaaccagaaaaagaaaaagaaaaggaagaagaaagctagaGGAGAGCATAATAGTGAACAGAAGACAGAAGGAGGTGACCAGATCAGCAACAAGACTCTATCGTCCATTGATAGAAAGTGCAAGAGGCAAGAAGGCAAATGTATAGCGGACACAACGTTGCCCAGAGtagtgaagaagaagaaaaagattaCCAGAAAAGAAGCGAATGATGATTCCGTTCTATGA
- the C15H12orf43 gene encoding protein CUSTOS isoform X1, whose amino-acid sequence MAALLGGCGANVSDSESSSSAEDLERFREAAWDLAGQRSAVVPPEPGSGGFGKDKLLPVQPSLRQKVNDHDRDGNELQTTPEFRAHVAKKLGAMLDSYITVLEDSSGPVWTSMQTADSEDDGFRLFSSSVPGDCGKSKPPLSARRQRPSSSSELDSDQEWQRYQEAAVSAADILKQSAFSVMPPDSSQVHKQECTEHNQKKKKKRKKKARGEHNSEQKTEGGDQISNKTLSSIDRKCKRQEGKCIADTTLPRVVKKKKKITRKEANDDSVL is encoded by the exons ATGGCAGCGCTCCTGGGTGGCTGTGGCGCGAATGTTTCGGActcggagagcagcagcagcgcggAGGACTTGGAGCGGTTTCGCGAGGCCGCCTGGGACCTGGCTGGACAGCGGTCGGCGGTGGTTCCGCCGGAGCCCGGCAGCG GTGGCTTTGGGAAGGACAAGTTACTACCAGTTCAGCCTAGTCTCAG ACAGAAGGTGAATGACCATGACAGAGATGGCAACGAATTACAGACCACACCAGAGTTCAGAGCACATGTTGCAAAGAAACTGGGAGCAATGTTAGACAG CTACATCACTGTCTTGGAGGATTCATCAGGTCCTGTATGGACTTCCATGCAAACAGCTGACTCTGAAGATGATG GCTTTCGCCTATTCTCTTCATCTGTTCCAGGAGATTGTGGGAAATCCAAACCTCCGCTCTCAGCCAGGAGGCAacgaccttccagttctag TGAGCTGGACAGTGACCAGGAATGGCAGAGATACCAAGAGGCTGCTGTGTCAGCAGCAGATATCTTGAAGCAAAGTGCTTTTTCTGTGATGCCTCCGGATTCCAGCCAGGTTCACAAGCAGGAGTGTACAGAGCACaaccagaaaaagaaaaagaaaaggaagaagaaagctagaGGAGAGCATAATAGTGAACAGAAGACAGAAGGAGGTGACCAGATCAGCAACAAGACTCTATCGTCCATTGATAGAAAGTGCAAGAGGCAAGAAGGCAAATGTATAGCGGACACAACGTTGCCCAGAGtagtgaagaagaagaaaaagattaCCAGAAAAGAAGCGAATGATGATTCCGTTCTATGA
- the HNF1A gene encoding hepatocyte nuclear factor 1-alpha isoform X2: MVSKLSHLQVELLGALLESGLTKETLIKALGEVDPYALQSESQRAISAIQAEKGEPCAEIPNLPNGMEESRMSEEETSDDGEEFTPPIMKELENLSPEEAAHQKAVVERLLQEDPWRVAKMVKSYLQQHNIPQREVVDTTGLNQSHLSQHLNKGTPMKTQKRAALYTWYVRKQREVAQQFTHAGQGLVAEEPMGDDLPTKKGRRNRFKWGPASQQILFQAYERQKNPSKEEREALVEECNRAECIQRGVSPSQAQGLGSNLVTEVRVYNWFANRRKEEAFRHKLAMDTYSGPQPSSAPPLTSHNSSSLQPTPAISPSKVHGMRYNQQPANEAESSSSNHHGNSSMVTTQTILHQVSPPGLEPSQNLLSTDTKLISAHGGPLPPVSTLTALHSLEQNPHTLSQQTQNLIMTSLPGVMAIGAGETSSLAPAFTNTGASTLVIGLASTQAQSVPVINSMGSSLTTLQPVQFSQQLHPSYQQPIMQQVQSHINQSPFMATMAQIQSPHALYSHKSEVAQYAHTGLLPQTMVITDTANLSALTNLTPTKQVFTSESETHTESGIHTSVSQTPTIHLQNQDTTIQHLQAGHRLTPSPAVSSSSLVLYHSSDSTNSHSHLLPSTHSVIETFIPTQMASSTQ; the protein is encoded by the exons ATGGTCTCTAAGCTGAGTCATCTTCAggtggagctgctgggagcactGCTGGAGTCAGGGCTAACCAAGGAGACCCTGATCAAAGCGCTCGGGGAAGTGGACCCCTACGCCCTCCAGAGTGAAAGCCAGCGTGCCATCAGTGCCATCCAGGCAGAAAAAGGGGAACCCTGTGCTGAAATTCCCAATCTGCCCAATGGGATGGAGGAATCCAGGATGTCCGAGGAGGAAACCTCTGACGATGGGGAGGAATTCACCCCTCCAATAATGAAGGAGCTGGAAAACCTGAGTCCAGAGGAGGCTGCTCACCAGAAGGCTGTGGTGGAGAGACTATTACA AGAGGATCCCTGGAGAGTAGCAAAAATGGTGAAATCCTACCTCCAGCAGCACAACATCCCTCAAAGGGAGGTGGTGGACACTACGGGTTTAAATCAGTCTCACCTCTCACAGCACCTTAACAAAGGCACACCCATGAAGACCCAGAAGAGAGCTGCCCTCTACACCTGGTATGTCCGCAAGCAGCGAGAGGTGGCCCAGC AGTTCACCCATGCTGGTCAGGGACTCGTGGCAGAGGAGCCCATGGGAGATGACCTGCCCACCAAGAAAGGGAGAAGAAACCGTTTTAAGTGGGGTCCTGCCTCACAACAGATCCTATTCCAAGCTTACGAGAGACAGAAGAACCCgagcaaggaggagagagaagcatTGGTGGAGGAGTGCAACAG GGCAGAGTGCATTCAGCGTGGCGTCTCCCCATCCCAGGCCCAAGGTCTGGGCTCAAACCTGGTCACCGAGGTGAGAGTTTATAACTGGTTCGCCAACCGTAGGAAGGAGGAGGCCTTTCGGCACAAGCTAGCCATGGATACCTACAGTGGGCCGCAGCCCAGTTCTGCTCCCCCACTGACCTCTCACAACTCTTCCTCCCTTCAGCCAACGCCTGCTATCTCGCCAAGCAAAGTCCATG GAATGAGGTACAACCAGCAGCCAGCCAATGAGGCAGAGTCTTCCAGCAGCAATCATCATGGGAACAGTTCCATGGTGACCACCCAAACCATTCTTCATCAGGTCTCTCCCCCTGGACTGGAGCCAAGCCAGAACCTGTTGAGCACAGACACTAAGCTG ATCTCTGCTCATGGGGGACCTCTCCCTCCTGTCAGCACCCTGACCGCTTTACACAGCCTAGAGCAAAATCCACACACCTTGAGCCAGCAAACCCAGAATCTAATCATGACGTCACTGCCTGGTGTTATGGCAATTGgagctggtgagacctcatcccTGGCACCAGCATTCACCAACACAGGGGCCTCCACCCTGGTAATAG GCCTAGCCTCCACCCAAGCCCAGAGTGTTCCTGTGATAAACAGCATGGGAAGCAGCCTTACTACCCTTCAGCCTGTCCAGTTCTCCCAGCAGCTCCACCCATCTTACCAGCAGCCCATCATGCAGCAGGTCCAGAGCCACATCAATCAGAGCCCCTTCATGGCCACCATGGCCCAGATACAGAGCCCCCATG CTCTCTACAGCCACAAGTCTGAAGTGGCCCAATACGCACATACTGGCCTTTTACCCCAGACCATGGTGATAACAGATACAGCAAATCTCAGTGCCCTGACTAACCTGACACCAACCAAACAG GTGTTTACATCTGAATCAGAGACCCATACGGAGTCCGGGATCCACACGTCAGTGTCACAGACACCAACAATACATTTACAGAACCAAGACACAACCATTCAGCACCTTCAGGCAGGCCATCGCCTCACCCCAAGCCCAGCTG TCTCCTCTAGCAGCCTGGTGCTGTACCACAGCTCTGACTCCACCAACAGCCACAGCCACTTGCTGCCATCTACTCACAGCGTTATTGAGACCTTCATCCCCACACAGATGGCATCCTCCACTCAGTAA
- the HNF1A gene encoding hepatocyte nuclear factor 1-alpha isoform X3, protein MVKSYLQQHNIPQREVVDTTGLNQSHLSQHLNKGTPMKTQKRAALYTWYVRKQREVAQQFTHAGQGLVAEEPMGDDLPTKKGRRNRFKWGPASQQILFQAYERQKNPSKEEREALVEECNRAECIQRGVSPSQAQGLGSNLVTEVRVYNWFANRRKEEAFRHKLAMDTYSGPQPSSAPPLTSHNSSSLQPTPAISPSKVHDQPHLWEPSLSFSDIGMRYNQQPANEAESSSSNHHGNSSMVTTQTILHQVSPPGLEPSQNLLSTDTKLISAHGGPLPPVSTLTALHSLEQNPHTLSQQTQNLIMTSLPGVMAIGAGETSSLAPAFTNTGASTLVIGLASTQAQSVPVINSMGSSLTTLQPVQFSQQLHPSYQQPIMQQVQSHINQSPFMATMAQIQSPHALYSHKSEVAQYAHTGLLPQTMVITDTANLSALTNLTPTKQVFTSESETHTESGIHTSVSQTPTIHLQNQDTTIQHLQAGHRLTPSPAVSSSSLVLYHSSDSTNSHSHLLPSTHSVIETFIPTQMASSTQ, encoded by the exons ATGGTGAAATCCTACCTCCAGCAGCACAACATCCCTCAAAGGGAGGTGGTGGACACTACGGGTTTAAATCAGTCTCACCTCTCACAGCACCTTAACAAAGGCACACCCATGAAGACCCAGAAGAGAGCTGCCCTCTACACCTGGTATGTCCGCAAGCAGCGAGAGGTGGCCCAGC AGTTCACCCATGCTGGTCAGGGACTCGTGGCAGAGGAGCCCATGGGAGATGACCTGCCCACCAAGAAAGGGAGAAGAAACCGTTTTAAGTGGGGTCCTGCCTCACAACAGATCCTATTCCAAGCTTACGAGAGACAGAAGAACCCgagcaaggaggagagagaagcatTGGTGGAGGAGTGCAACAG GGCAGAGTGCATTCAGCGTGGCGTCTCCCCATCCCAGGCCCAAGGTCTGGGCTCAAACCTGGTCACCGAGGTGAGAGTTTATAACTGGTTCGCCAACCGTAGGAAGGAGGAGGCCTTTCGGCACAAGCTAGCCATGGATACCTACAGTGGGCCGCAGCCCAGTTCTGCTCCCCCACTGACCTCTCACAACTCTTCCTCCCTTCAGCCAACGCCTGCTATCTCGCCAAGCAAAGTCCATG ATCAGCCTCATCTGTGGGAACCAAGTCTCTCCTTTTCTGACATAGGAATGAGGTACAACCAGCAGCCAGCCAATGAGGCAGAGTCTTCCAGCAGCAATCATCATGGGAACAGTTCCATGGTGACCACCCAAACCATTCTTCATCAGGTCTCTCCCCCTGGACTGGAGCCAAGCCAGAACCTGTTGAGCACAGACACTAAGCTG ATCTCTGCTCATGGGGGACCTCTCCCTCCTGTCAGCACCCTGACCGCTTTACACAGCCTAGAGCAAAATCCACACACCTTGAGCCAGCAAACCCAGAATCTAATCATGACGTCACTGCCTGGTGTTATGGCAATTGgagctggtgagacctcatcccTGGCACCAGCATTCACCAACACAGGGGCCTCCACCCTGGTAATAG GCCTAGCCTCCACCCAAGCCCAGAGTGTTCCTGTGATAAACAGCATGGGAAGCAGCCTTACTACCCTTCAGCCTGTCCAGTTCTCCCAGCAGCTCCACCCATCTTACCAGCAGCCCATCATGCAGCAGGTCCAGAGCCACATCAATCAGAGCCCCTTCATGGCCACCATGGCCCAGATACAGAGCCCCCATG CTCTCTACAGCCACAAGTCTGAAGTGGCCCAATACGCACATACTGGCCTTTTACCCCAGACCATGGTGATAACAGATACAGCAAATCTCAGTGCCCTGACTAACCTGACACCAACCAAACAG GTGTTTACATCTGAATCAGAGACCCATACGGAGTCCGGGATCCACACGTCAGTGTCACAGACACCAACAATACATTTACAGAACCAAGACACAACCATTCAGCACCTTCAGGCAGGCCATCGCCTCACCCCAAGCCCAGCTG TCTCCTCTAGCAGCCTGGTGCTGTACCACAGCTCTGACTCCACCAACAGCCACAGCCACTTGCTGCCATCTACTCACAGCGTTATTGAGACCTTCATCCCCACACAGATGGCATCCTCCACTCAGTAA
- the C15H12orf43 gene encoding protein CUSTOS isoform X2 has product MAALLGGCGANVSDSESSSSAEDLERFREAAWDLAGQRSAVVPPEPGSGGFGKDKLLPVQPSLRQKVNDHDRDGNELQTTPEFRAHVAKKLGAMLDSYITVLEDSSGPVWTSMQTADSEDDGDCGKSKPPLSARRQRPSSSSELDSDQEWQRYQEAAVSAADILKQSAFSVMPPDSSQVHKQECTEHNQKKKKKRKKKARGEHNSEQKTEGGDQISNKTLSSIDRKCKRQEGKCIADTTLPRVVKKKKKITRKEANDDSVL; this is encoded by the exons ATGGCAGCGCTCCTGGGTGGCTGTGGCGCGAATGTTTCGGActcggagagcagcagcagcgcggAGGACTTGGAGCGGTTTCGCGAGGCCGCCTGGGACCTGGCTGGACAGCGGTCGGCGGTGGTTCCGCCGGAGCCCGGCAGCG GTGGCTTTGGGAAGGACAAGTTACTACCAGTTCAGCCTAGTCTCAG ACAGAAGGTGAATGACCATGACAGAGATGGCAACGAATTACAGACCACACCAGAGTTCAGAGCACATGTTGCAAAGAAACTGGGAGCAATGTTAGACAG CTACATCACTGTCTTGGAGGATTCATCAGGTCCTGTATGGACTTCCATGCAAACAGCTGACTCTGAAGATGATG GAGATTGTGGGAAATCCAAACCTCCGCTCTCAGCCAGGAGGCAacgaccttccagttctag TGAGCTGGACAGTGACCAGGAATGGCAGAGATACCAAGAGGCTGCTGTGTCAGCAGCAGATATCTTGAAGCAAAGTGCTTTTTCTGTGATGCCTCCGGATTCCAGCCAGGTTCACAAGCAGGAGTGTACAGAGCACaaccagaaaaagaaaaagaaaaggaagaagaaagctagaGGAGAGCATAATAGTGAACAGAAGACAGAAGGAGGTGACCAGATCAGCAACAAGACTCTATCGTCCATTGATAGAAAGTGCAAGAGGCAAGAAGGCAAATGTATAGCGGACACAACGTTGCCCAGAGtagtgaagaagaagaaaaagattaCCAGAAAAGAAGCGAATGATGATTCCGTTCTATGA
- the C15H12orf43 gene encoding protein CUSTOS isoform X3, with the protein MLSGFQDGSAPGWLWRECFGLGEQQQRGGLGAVSRGRLGPGWTAVGGGSAGARQRYITVLEDSSGPVWTSMQTADSEDDGFRLFSSSVPGDCGKSKPPLSARRQRPSSSSELDSDQEWQRYQEAAVSAADILKQSAFSVMPPDSSQVHKQECTEHNQKKKKKRKKKARGEHNSEQKTEGGDQISNKTLSSIDRKCKRQEGKCIADTTLPRVVKKKKKITRKEANDDSVL; encoded by the exons ATGCTAAGCGGTTTCCAAGATGGCAGCGCTCCTGGGTGGCTGTGGCGCGAATGTTTCGGActcggagagcagcagcagcgcggAGGACTTGGAGCGGTTTCGCGAGGCCGCCTGGGACCTGGCTGGACAGCGGTCGGCGGTGGTTCCGCCGGAGCCCGGCAGCG CTACATCACTGTCTTGGAGGATTCATCAGGTCCTGTATGGACTTCCATGCAAACAGCTGACTCTGAAGATGATG GCTTTCGCCTATTCTCTTCATCTGTTCCAGGAGATTGTGGGAAATCCAAACCTCCGCTCTCAGCCAGGAGGCAacgaccttccagttctag TGAGCTGGACAGTGACCAGGAATGGCAGAGATACCAAGAGGCTGCTGTGTCAGCAGCAGATATCTTGAAGCAAAGTGCTTTTTCTGTGATGCCTCCGGATTCCAGCCAGGTTCACAAGCAGGAGTGTACAGAGCACaaccagaaaaagaaaaagaaaaggaagaagaaagctagaGGAGAGCATAATAGTGAACAGAAGACAGAAGGAGGTGACCAGATCAGCAACAAGACTCTATCGTCCATTGATAGAAAGTGCAAGAGGCAAGAAGGCAAATGTATAGCGGACACAACGTTGCCCAGAGtagtgaagaagaagaaaaagattaCCAGAAAAGAAGCGAATGATGATTCCGTTCTATGA